The Sphingobacterium bambusae genome includes a window with the following:
- a CDS encoding serine hydrolase — protein sequence MKFCLLLLTYLISFAVTTPISAQITEQKIDSLMNRALAKLQVAGAAIILVKDGQTVVQKGYGVADMHTQAPVDDQTIFQIASNSKAFTSAALAMLVDEGKLTWEDKVIDHIPEFKMYNDYVTMNMNITDLLTHRSGLGLGAGDLMFFPDSTDFTVADVLQVFQHFQPESAFRTQFDYDNLLYIVAGEVIERVSGQPYEVFIQQRILTPLGMASSFIGSQPVAQQTNLAKPHSTTTGEMRRIQLFDNGLTNAAGGIYANVADMAKWLQLQLNKGHYSNGDSSLFSSENAAKMWTVHTPMAAHGSARYQTHFSGYGLGWFLTDIRGNMVVSHSGGLPGMLSEVILIPDLNLGMVLLTNTEYGGGALNDAISRSIMDAYFGLDELPWIDKNTQYLADNIHQADEETTRVWARVDSLKPQKIDTKRYLGSFQDNWFGEMQIYLKDDALWMRSVRSPKLNGSMHFYEKDVFAVRWDYRDMECDVLATFEGEESGKATSIKLKGISPEIDFSFDFQDLNLRRITP from the coding sequence ATGAAATTTTGCTTACTATTACTAACATACCTGATCAGTTTTGCTGTAACCACACCAATTTCCGCACAAATAACTGAACAGAAAATTGATTCACTCATGAATCGCGCACTTGCTAAATTGCAGGTAGCTGGAGCTGCGATTATTCTCGTCAAAGACGGGCAAACGGTTGTACAAAAGGGATATGGCGTGGCCGATATGCATACACAAGCGCCTGTTGATGACCAAACGATTTTCCAGATAGCTTCCAACAGTAAAGCGTTCACCTCGGCAGCCCTTGCAATGTTGGTTGATGAAGGAAAGCTAACTTGGGAAGACAAGGTGATCGACCATATTCCGGAGTTTAAAATGTACAACGACTATGTCACGATGAACATGAACATCACCGACCTGTTGACACACCGAAGCGGACTGGGACTTGGCGCAGGCGACTTGATGTTCTTTCCAGACAGCACAGACTTTACCGTTGCCGATGTGCTACAAGTTTTTCAGCATTTCCAACCCGAATCCGCATTTCGCACACAGTTTGATTACGACAATCTGCTTTATATCGTAGCCGGCGAAGTTATCGAACGGGTAAGCGGCCAACCTTACGAGGTCTTTATACAACAGCGTATACTCACACCGCTAGGAATGGCGAGTTCATTTATAGGAAGTCAGCCTGTCGCTCAGCAAACTAACCTCGCCAAGCCGCATAGCACCACGACTGGCGAAATGAGGCGCATTCAGCTATTTGATAACGGATTGACCAATGCCGCTGGTGGTATTTACGCCAATGTCGCAGATATGGCAAAATGGCTCCAGCTCCAGCTAAACAAAGGTCACTATAGCAACGGAGACTCCAGCTTGTTTTCGTCAGAAAATGCAGCTAAAATGTGGACCGTACACACCCCCATGGCAGCACATGGTTCTGCACGCTACCAAACACATTTTTCGGGATACGGCTTAGGTTGGTTTTTGACCGACATAAGAGGCAATATGGTGGTTTCACATTCGGGCGGTCTACCCGGCATGCTTTCGGAGGTCATCTTAATACCCGATCTAAACCTCGGGATGGTTTTGCTGACGAATACCGAGTATGGCGGCGGCGCGCTTAACGATGCGATAAGCAGATCCATTATGGATGCCTATTTCGGTTTGGATGAGCTACCTTGGATTGATAAGAATACGCAATACTTGGCGGACAACATACATCAGGCCGATGAGGAAACCACGCGGGTATGGGCAAGAGTGGATTCGCTCAAGCCACAAAAGATCGACACCAAACGATACTTAGGCTCCTTTCAAGATAACTGGTTTGGTGAAATGCAGATTTATTTAAAAGACGATGCGCTATGGATGCGCAGTGTACGTTCGCCAAAACTAAACGGTTCTATGCATTTTTATGAAAAAGATGTCTTTGCCGTCCGCTGGGACTATCGCGATATGGAATGCGATGTGCTCGCTACGTTTGAAGGCGAGGAAAGCGGAAAAGCGACAAGCATCAAGCTAAAAGGTATATCGCCCGAGATTGATTTTAGTTTTGATTTTCAAGACTTAAATCTCCGCCGTATAACACCATAG
- a CDS encoding NAD(P)H-hydrate dehydratase, whose product MKILSAQDIRTIEQETILKQQLPEAALMERAGRMLYNELQRVFGECACKAEILCGFGNNGGDGLVLARLLQQAGHEVTVYLLEHPTYSQDNLINQKRLEACAVPIIKINKASTLHFTEKSIVIDALFGYGLSRLLDESWAALFGQINATSNRVFAIDIPSGLRADEPTPPDALVIRADRTYTLATVKLPLLLPMYGPLTGDFVILDIGLDADALAEIPTNRLYSTSVAIKKIVKPLTKFSHKGTFGHALIAGGSYGSIGAIVLASRAAFKTGCGLVTSYVPRCGYQIVQTALPEALVKTDPAEQLITTYSMDTAAYKALAIGMGMGTAEASQQALYQLLSDLQEKEQAPKLLLDADALNILSLHQSWLSMLPKCSILTPHPKELQRLIGSWENDFEKLEKTSEWANRYQQIVVIKGANTAIVLPNGEIHFNSTGNPGMATAGAGDVLSGVIASLLAQDYSAADAAILGVYLHGLAGDCAANNIHQKSITATDIIEHLTDAWQHLLP is encoded by the coding sequence ATGAAAATTCTTTCCGCACAAGATATCCGCACCATCGAACAAGAAACCATTTTAAAGCAACAATTGCCGGAAGCTGCATTAATGGAACGTGCGGGTAGAATGCTATACAACGAGCTTCAACGAGTATTTGGTGAATGCGCCTGTAAAGCGGAAATATTATGTGGATTTGGCAATAATGGTGGCGACGGACTGGTATTGGCTCGCTTACTACAGCAGGCTGGACACGAGGTGACGGTGTACCTGCTTGAGCACCCTACTTACAGCCAAGACAACCTAATCAACCAGAAACGCCTTGAAGCATGTGCTGTTCCCATTATCAAGATCAATAAAGCGAGTACACTGCATTTTACCGAGAAAAGTATTGTCATCGACGCGCTTTTTGGCTACGGCTTATCGCGCTTGCTCGATGAAAGTTGGGCCGCACTCTTTGGGCAGATCAACGCGACAAGCAATCGCGTGTTTGCGATTGATATCCCTTCCGGTTTACGCGCAGACGAGCCTACCCCACCCGATGCACTGGTGATCAGGGCAGATCGCACCTATACCCTCGCCACGGTTAAACTACCGCTGTTACTGCCCATGTATGGACCGCTGACCGGAGATTTTGTAATACTCGACATCGGCTTAGATGCGGACGCATTAGCCGAGATTCCAACCAATAGGCTTTACAGCACAAGCGTTGCTATCAAAAAAATAGTGAAGCCACTAACGAAATTTTCTCATAAAGGCACTTTTGGTCACGCGCTTATAGCCGGAGGCAGCTATGGCAGTATTGGAGCGATTGTGTTGGCAAGCCGCGCGGCATTTAAAACAGGTTGTGGCTTGGTCACGAGCTACGTACCGCGCTGTGGTTATCAAATTGTACAAACAGCACTGCCCGAAGCGCTGGTCAAAACCGACCCCGCCGAACAGCTCATCACAACCTACTCGATGGATACCGCAGCATACAAAGCATTGGCCATAGGCATGGGCATGGGTACTGCCGAAGCAAGCCAACAGGCGCTATACCAGCTATTGAGCGATTTACAGGAAAAAGAACAAGCGCCAAAATTGCTGCTCGATGCCGATGCGCTGAATATATTATCCCTTCATCAGTCTTGGCTAAGCATGCTGCCTAAGTGTAGCATTTTGACTCCGCATCCAAAGGAATTGCAACGCTTGATCGGCAGTTGGGAAAATGATTTTGAAAAATTGGAGAAAACCAGCGAATGGGCCAATCGTTATCAGCAAATCGTCGTCATCAAGGGAGCAAACACGGCGATCGTACTTCCCAATGGTGAAATTCATTTTAACTCTACCGGAAATCCAGGCATGGCCACCGCAGGTGCAGGCGACGTCCTATCGGGCGTTATTGCTTCGCTCCTAGCGCAGGATTACAGCGCTGCCGATGCCGCGATTCTCGGAGTTTACCTGCATGGATTAGCGGGCGACTGCGCGGCAAACAATATCCATCAAAAAAGTATAACGGCAACAGATATCATCGAACATCTCACTGACGCTTGGCAGCACTTACTGCCCTAA
- the catB gene encoding type B chloramphenicol O-acetyltransferase gives MENHFESPFSGKIIAEHNTNPNIIAGKFSYYSGYYHGHAFEDCARYLFPDRDDVDKLIIGNYCSIGTGVSFIMAGNQGHRSDWISTFPFYFMDEVDTFADSLNGYQPAGDTLVGHDVWIGAEAMIMPGVSIGDGAIIGSRALVTRDVAPYSIVAGNPAKEIRKRFEATMIDKLLEIKWWHWDSEKVATAMPLICSANVEALYLFHYMYDQA, from the coding sequence ATGGAAAATCATTTCGAAAGCCCCTTTAGCGGCAAGATTATCGCCGAGCATAATACAAACCCCAACATTATAGCGGGTAAGTTTAGCTATTATTCCGGTTATTATCACGGCCACGCTTTTGAAGATTGTGCGCGTTACCTTTTTCCAGATCGGGATGACGTGGATAAGCTAATTATCGGGAATTACTGTTCCATCGGTACAGGCGTATCCTTTATTATGGCGGGCAATCAAGGGCATCGCAGCGATTGGATCTCTACTTTTCCATTTTATTTCATGGATGAAGTTGATACTTTTGCAGACAGTTTAAATGGCTATCAACCCGCTGGCGATACGTTGGTTGGTCATGATGTTTGGATTGGCGCCGAAGCGATGATTATGCCGGGAGTTAGCATTGGTGATGGTGCTATCATCGGTAGCCGCGCGTTGGTAACTCGAGATGTAGCTCCCTACAGCATTGTAGCGGGAAATCCGGCGAAGGAAATTCGCAAACGTTTTGAGGCAACCATGATTGATAAATTGCTGGAGATAAAATGGTGGCACTGGGATAGCGAAAAAGTAGCCACAGCGATGCCTCTGATCTGCTCGGCCAATGTAGAAGCCTTGTACCTGTTTCATTACATGTACGACCAAGCTTAA
- a CDS encoding helix-turn-helix domain-containing protein, which produces METIVAGVYQFDLTSLGAEVALFNDGFPALIILPNRNLKSTCRIQGEFLDLDAIWFAAGAINQSYWQPPTAAENEKLTIVRFFPSAWQALFGKQAIVQPYIHNLVDYHAGLAAVFQQIYEGSSLIESLMDLLMGLFAQLTIDRDSLAFDQIAFHLDRNDNDGNENAPGLANFHPKWVQRQFKRSMGMSPYQFEQLKRFIAAYECLQKDVAPNLHAVADACGYYDANHLVKDFNKYLGMSPRHYFKASAQQ; this is translated from the coding sequence ATGGAGACAATTGTTGCCGGGGTGTACCAATTTGATTTGACCAGTTTAGGTGCTGAAGTTGCGCTTTTTAACGACGGATTTCCAGCCTTGATCATTCTTCCCAATCGCAATCTTAAAAGTACCTGCCGCATTCAAGGTGAATTTTTGGATCTAGATGCCATTTGGTTTGCCGCAGGAGCGATCAATCAAAGTTACTGGCAGCCACCAACAGCAGCAGAAAATGAAAAATTAACCATTGTGCGCTTTTTCCCATCTGCTTGGCAGGCACTCTTCGGTAAGCAGGCGATTGTTCAGCCTTACATACATAATCTGGTCGACTACCATGCGGGGTTGGCAGCGGTTTTTCAGCAAATTTATGAGGGGTCGTCTTTGATCGAGAGCCTGATGGACTTATTGATGGGTTTGTTTGCGCAACTCACTATCGATCGGGATAGTCTGGCCTTTGATCAGATCGCATTTCACTTGGACCGAAATGATAACGATGGAAATGAAAACGCACCCGGTTTGGCCAATTTTCATCCAAAATGGGTGCAACGACAATTTAAGCGTAGCATGGGGATGAGTCCTTATCAATTTGAGCAATTAAAGCGGTTTATCGCCGCATACGAATGTCTTCAAAAAGATGTAGCGCCTAACTTGCACGCTGTCGCTGATGCTTGCGGTTACTACGATGCCAATCATCTAGTCAAAGATTTTAACAAGTATTTAGGAATGTCGCCAAGGCATTATTTTAAAGCAAGTGCGCAGCAATAG
- the map gene encoding type I methionyl aminopeptidase encodes MIVANEQELSMLKQAGHIVAETLHYMLEQVRPGISTKELDDLGGAYLTAKGARSAPRLTYNFPGNTCISVNNVAAHGIPAQDIILQDGDLVNIDVSAEWNGFWADNGASRIVGSSRQPHQKLLDCSIQTLQGLIKQMRSGMRINEVGAYMEKQAKAAGFYVIKNLGGHGLGKALHEEPTDILNYRDPADKRRFRKGSVVAIETFFNTRSTLAIEQADGFTMLGNKGGLAVQHEVTLVLTDKAPIVITPILYLDLIK; translated from the coding sequence ATGATCGTAGCCAACGAGCAAGAGCTCAGCATGTTGAAACAAGCAGGACATATAGTGGCGGAAACACTGCATTATATGCTGGAACAGGTACGCCCGGGCATAAGCACCAAGGAGTTGGATGATTTAGGCGGGGCATATTTGACGGCAAAAGGCGCACGCTCGGCACCGCGGTTAACGTATAATTTCCCGGGGAACACCTGTATCAGCGTTAACAACGTGGCAGCCCACGGTATCCCCGCACAGGATATTATTCTGCAAGATGGTGATTTAGTTAACATTGATGTTTCGGCCGAATGGAATGGCTTTTGGGCCGACAATGGCGCTTCGCGTATAGTGGGCTCGAGTAGACAGCCGCATCAAAAATTACTGGATTGCTCGATCCAAACCTTACAGGGGCTTATCAAACAAATGCGCTCTGGCATGCGTATTAATGAGGTAGGTGCCTATATGGAAAAGCAGGCTAAGGCCGCAGGTTTTTACGTGATAAAAAATCTAGGCGGCCATGGTTTAGGCAAAGCCTTGCATGAAGAACCAACCGATATTTTAAACTACCGAGATCCGGCCGATAAACGGCGCTTTCGCAAAGGATCTGTTGTCGCGATTGAAACCTTCTTCAACACCCGCTCTACGCTAGCCATCGAGCAAGCCGATGGCTTTACGATGTTAGGAAATAAAGGCGGACTTGCCGTGCAGCATGAAGTTACGCTGGTGCTGACCGATAAAGCCCCCATCGTGATTACACCTATACTGTATTTGGATTTGATTAAGTAA
- a CDS encoding efflux transporter outer membrane subunit, with the protein MHSSRLHTIGWTLGLLCFVASCNVGKRYSRPALDMPSEYSQPVLSLTADTVVLPWKTFFKDPILLDLIDRALEKNNDLAVALLNMQQVDLTYQRAKRELLPILNLQVGASRNWFSSNSLNGSLGEQFLGSDFLDDYSATLQLQWEADIWGKAKKQKEEALAQYFAQQENVAALRTRIIAQVAQAYYNLLALDEQVDVAHKNIEMSTVTLQMIELQYQSAQVNSLAVDQANAQKKTAELLLPLAKQQIAVQEHALSILCGQYPAPVSRTGSLKEATPTALFASGVPAALLSRRPDVKAAEFAVVAANARTGLAQAAMYPTISLSPSIGANSFEFNSWFDLPGSLVKNVGANLTQPLFQKGALKTAHEIAKLEQQKAAVQFKQSVMTAVAEVSDALAIVSHSDERLVLIAEKTASLSKASNDALLLYQNGMANYLEVITAQSNALQNELDAIAIHRDKLQAMTDLYRALGGGVE; encoded by the coding sequence ATGCATAGTTCAAGATTACATACAATAGGATGGACGCTAGGCTTGCTTTGCTTCGTTGCTTCGTGCAATGTAGGCAAGCGCTACAGCCGCCCAGCGTTGGATATGCCGTCGGAATATAGCCAACCTGTGCTTTCGCTTACTGCGGATACCGTGGTGCTGCCTTGGAAAACATTTTTTAAAGACCCCATCTTACTCGATTTGATTGATCGGGCCTTGGAAAAGAATAACGATCTGGCCGTCGCTTTACTTAACATGCAGCAGGTAGACTTAACGTATCAGCGTGCTAAACGGGAGCTCTTGCCCATCCTAAACTTGCAAGTGGGCGCTTCCCGCAATTGGTTTTCGAGCAACTCACTAAATGGATCGTTGGGCGAGCAGTTTTTGGGTAGTGACTTTTTGGATGATTATAGCGCAACCTTGCAATTGCAGTGGGAAGCGGATATTTGGGGTAAGGCCAAAAAGCAAAAGGAAGAAGCCTTGGCGCAGTACTTTGCGCAGCAAGAAAATGTAGCTGCCTTACGCACGCGTATTATAGCGCAGGTGGCGCAGGCTTATTATAACCTGCTCGCGCTGGATGAACAGGTGGATGTAGCCCATAAAAATATCGAGATGAGTACCGTCACGCTGCAAATGATCGAGCTGCAGTACCAATCTGCACAGGTCAATTCCTTAGCGGTCGATCAGGCCAATGCGCAAAAGAAGACAGCAGAGCTGCTGCTGCCCTTGGCGAAACAGCAGATTGCTGTGCAGGAGCATGCGTTAAGTATTTTATGTGGGCAGTACCCAGCGCCTGTTTCACGAACGGGATCGCTAAAAGAGGCAACACCTACGGCGCTTTTCGCGTCGGGTGTTCCGGCGGCGTTATTGAGCCGTCGCCCCGATGTGAAAGCTGCCGAGTTTGCTGTTGTCGCAGCTAATGCGCGTACAGGCTTGGCGCAAGCGGCGATGTACCCAACGATCAGCCTTTCGCCATCGATCGGTGCCAATTCGTTCGAGTTTAATAGCTGGTTTGACTTGCCGGGGTCGTTGGTGAAAAATGTTGGTGCAAATCTTACGCAGCCGCTCTTTCAAAAGGGGGCACTTAAAACGGCACACGAGATAGCCAAACTGGAACAGCAGAAGGCTGCTGTACAGTTTAAACAGTCGGTCATGACGGCTGTTGCTGAAGTGTCAGATGCTTTGGCGATTGTATCGCATAGTGACGAACGGTTGGTCTTGATTGCCGAAAAAACAGCTTCGCTTAGTAAGGCTTCCAATGATGCGCTGCTCTTGTACCAAAATGGTATGGCCAACTACCTCGAGGTGATTACGGCACAAAGCAATGCATTACAAAATGAATTGGATGCTATTGCCATACATCGTGATAAATTGCAGGCCATGACTGATTTGTACCGCGCATTGGGCGGTGGAGTAGAGTAA
- a CDS encoding efflux RND transporter permease subunit, with protein sequence MLKKIIDRPVFATVISVVIVILGVIGMISLPITRFPDIAPPTVMVSGSYPGGNSEAVIRSVVTPLEEQINGVENMQYITSTASNDGTFSVRIVFKQGVDPDQAAVNVQNRVQQATPILPQEVVRMGLTTSKQQNSMIMIFNVYTEDNAKYDELFLQNYVNINLIPQIKRVPGVGQAQVFGMKDYSMRVWLNPERMANYGLIPQDVTAAIASQSLESAPGKLGEESKAALEYVIRYKGKKNLPEQYEQIVVKRNGADLVRLKDVARIEFGSISYSGDNSMNGKNAVTVAILQTSGSNANAIEVGVREEILRASRTFPPGIKYGSVMSTKDRLDEATGQVKSTLIEAFILVFIVVFLFLQDFRSTIIPAIAVPVAIVGTFFFLLIFGFTINILTLFALVLAIGIVVDDAIVVVEAVHSKMEGSTLTGREATHQAMSEITGAVISITMVMAAVFIPIGFMTGSSGLFYKQFAYTLAIAIIISAVNALTLTPALCALLLKNEHGDGTHGDAKPQGFGKRFFVAFNSSFENMTNRYVGGVRFLAAKKWLAALLILITVAAAGYLMNSTSRSFVPMEDDNFIVYSLSMPPGTALDRTTAVAKRIDSLLTDMEAVESNSGITGFNILNNSAGPAYALGFVKLKEPKARGEVKDIEVINGMISEKFAAIKEGTAMAFRMPPVDGYGVTSGAELVLQDRMGKDPASLKAMADNVIGQIMQMPGVQYAYTMFRADFPQLELEVDEEKAAQMGVDVSTMLGAIQTYFSGDQSLNFSRFGKFYRINIKADGVFRMDQEAFNEIFVRNDQGQMLPVKSLVTLSKVYGPESVSRYNLYNSLTINVVANPGTSNGAIMDGLEKNVLSKLPRDYSYEWTGLSLEEKSSGNQTVFILTLSLLFVYFLLSAQYESYLLPLAVLLSIPTGIIGAFLGIKAIGLDNNIYVQVGLIMLIGLLAKNAILIIEFAVQRRRAGLSIKDAALEGAKARLRPIIMTSLAFMVGMIPLMLATGGAASGNKSISTGAAMGMLSGVLLGVFVIPLLFMFFQYLQEKIGRKNKVDSLKG encoded by the coding sequence ATGTTAAAGAAAATTATAGATAGACCGGTATTTGCCACGGTAATTTCTGTGGTGATCGTCATACTGGGTGTTATCGGTATGATCAGTTTGCCGATAACCCGCTTTCCCGATATTGCACCACCTACCGTTATGGTTAGTGGTAGCTATCCGGGAGGAAACAGTGAAGCCGTGATCCGCTCTGTGGTAACGCCACTGGAAGAGCAGATTAACGGGGTAGAAAATATGCAATACATTACCTCTACCGCGAGTAATGATGGTACTTTTTCGGTGCGTATTGTCTTTAAGCAGGGGGTAGACCCTGACCAAGCTGCTGTAAACGTGCAAAACCGTGTGCAACAAGCGACGCCTATACTGCCGCAGGAAGTGGTACGCATGGGCTTGACCACCTCCAAGCAGCAGAATAGTATGATTATGATCTTCAACGTGTATACTGAAGATAACGCAAAGTACGACGAGCTGTTTCTGCAAAACTATGTCAATATCAACTTGATTCCGCAGATCAAGCGTGTGCCGGGCGTGGGTCAGGCGCAGGTATTCGGTATGAAAGACTATTCCATGCGGGTATGGTTAAATCCGGAACGTATGGCTAACTATGGCCTTATTCCACAAGATGTAACGGCAGCTATTGCAAGTCAAAGTTTGGAATCGGCTCCCGGAAAGTTGGGCGAAGAATCAAAAGCTGCGCTGGAATATGTGATTCGTTATAAAGGGAAGAAAAATCTTCCGGAGCAATATGAGCAAATCGTCGTCAAGCGAAATGGAGCAGATCTCGTACGGTTGAAGGATGTCGCGCGGATCGAGTTTGGCTCGATTAGCTACAGTGGAGACAACTCCATGAACGGGAAAAATGCCGTAACGGTTGCTATTTTGCAAACATCAGGCTCCAATGCCAACGCTATTGAGGTAGGCGTTCGCGAAGAAATTTTGCGCGCTTCTCGTACATTCCCTCCGGGCATTAAGTACGGCAGTGTGATGAGTACGAAAGACCGCCTTGATGAAGCAACCGGACAGGTTAAATCGACCTTGATCGAAGCATTTATTTTGGTGTTTATCGTCGTGTTCTTGTTTTTGCAAGATTTCCGTTCCACCATTATTCCGGCCATTGCGGTGCCGGTGGCCATTGTGGGGACTTTCTTTTTCTTATTGATTTTTGGTTTTACCATCAATATCCTGACGCTTTTTGCATTGGTGCTCGCTATCGGTATTGTGGTCGATGATGCGATTGTCGTGGTCGAAGCGGTGCATAGTAAGATGGAAGGTAGTACGCTTACGGGACGTGAGGCTACCCATCAGGCAATGAGTGAAATTACCGGTGCCGTTATTTCGATTACCATGGTTATGGCTGCGGTGTTTATTCCGATTGGTTTTATGACGGGGTCTTCCGGTCTTTTTTACAAGCAGTTTGCCTACACATTAGCCATTGCAATTATTATTTCAGCGGTCAATGCCTTGACGCTAACGCCAGCACTGTGTGCCTTGCTGCTTAAAAATGAGCATGGAGATGGCACACATGGCGACGCTAAGCCTCAAGGCTTTGGAAAGCGCTTTTTTGTGGCGTTTAATTCCAGCTTTGAGAATATGACCAATCGTTATGTTGGAGGAGTGCGTTTCCTTGCTGCAAAAAAATGGCTCGCTGCGCTGCTTATCTTGATTACTGTTGCCGCGGCCGGTTATTTGATGAACAGTACATCGCGCAGCTTTGTACCAATGGAAGATGATAATTTTATTGTCTATAGTTTGAGTATGCCTCCCGGTACCGCACTTGATCGTACTACGGCTGTCGCCAAACGAATTGACAGCTTGCTCACGGATATGGAGGCTGTAGAGAGCAATTCAGGGATCACAGGTTTCAATATTTTGAATAATAGTGCCGGACCGGCCTATGCTCTGGGCTTCGTGAAGCTGAAAGAGCCTAAAGCGCGTGGTGAGGTCAAAGATATTGAAGTGATCAATGGTATGATTTCCGAAAAATTTGCCGCTATTAAAGAAGGTACAGCCATGGCATTTCGTATGCCGCCAGTAGATGGCTATGGGGTTACCTCCGGTGCGGAGCTTGTCTTGCAAGACCGTATGGGAAAAGACCCGGCTTCGCTAAAGGCCATGGCCGATAATGTAATCGGACAGATTATGCAGATGCCGGGGGTGCAATATGCATACACGATGTTCCGTGCTGATTTTCCGCAATTAGAATTAGAGGTGGATGAGGAAAAAGCGGCGCAGATGGGTGTTGACGTCAGTACGATGTTGGGTGCTATCCAGACGTATTTTTCGGGTGATCAATCGCTCAATTTCTCGCGTTTCGGTAAGTTTTATCGCATCAATATCAAGGCCGATGGGGTATTCCGCATGGATCAAGAGGCGTTTAATGAGATCTTCGTGCGCAATGATCAGGGACAGATGTTGCCTGTGAAATCGCTCGTGACCTTAAGTAAGGTATATGGACCGGAGTCTGTTAGTCGCTACAATCTCTACAACTCGTTGACAATTAATGTCGTGGCAAATCCCGGTACGAGCAATGGAGCCATCATGGATGGTTTGGAGAAAAACGTGTTGAGCAAGTTGCCGAGAGACTATAGTTACGAGTGGACAGGCTTGAGCTTGGAGGAAAAGTCTTCCGGCAATCAAACGGTTTTCATCTTAACCTTGAGTCTGCTATTTGTGTATTTCCTGCTTTCCGCGCAGTACGAAAGTTACCTCCTGCCATTGGCGGTACTCTTGTCTATTCCGACCGGTATTATCGGGGCGTTTCTGGGTATCAAAGCGATCGGTTTAGATAATAATATTTATGTACAGGTAGGCTTAATCATGTTGATCGGCTTGTTGGCAAAAAATGCGATCCTGATTATCGAGTTCGCGGTACAGCGCCGTCGGGCTGGATTATCCATCAAAGATGCGGCATTGGAAGGAGCGAAGGCCCGCTTACGGCCAATTATCATGACATCATTGGCCTTTATGGTTGGTATGATTCCGCTAATGCTGGCCACAGGCGGTGCTGCCTCCGGAAATAAGTCCATCAGCACGGGGGCGGCGATGGGTATGCTTAGTGGCGTGCTACTAGGCGTGTTTGTGATCCCATTGCTTTTTATGTTTTTCCAGTATTTACAGGAAAAAATAGGACGAAAAAATAAAGTAGATAGTTTAAAAGGATAG